One part of the Nocardioides zeae genome encodes these proteins:
- a CDS encoding hemerythrin domain-containing protein: MSARSIAEQSEAELGGRWSILVRQQRDHVELDRLLRALEAAPPAGPVQEEVLHQVARLVFPHAFAEESVIWPAARRVLPDGEALTLTVEEEHQEVNELWTALERDRAATSTRRDTVARLVTVLREDVRDEEDVLLPRLQAALPPRSLRALGLAWEAVRRTAPTRPHPVVARRPPGNALAALPLTVLDRTRDVLDTRARRGGPDLAPHLRRASEVLAGAAGWVETSPVLRYGDRPPTHR; this comes from the coding sequence ATGAGCGCCCGGTCGATCGCCGAGCAGAGCGAGGCCGAGCTCGGCGGCCGCTGGAGCATCCTGGTGCGGCAGCAGCGGGACCACGTGGAGCTGGACCGCCTGCTCCGGGCGCTCGAGGCCGCGCCACCCGCCGGTCCCGTCCAGGAGGAGGTGCTCCACCAGGTCGCCCGGCTCGTCTTCCCCCACGCGTTCGCGGAGGAGTCCGTGATCTGGCCCGCCGCCCGGCGGGTGCTGCCCGACGGCGAGGCGCTGACGCTGACCGTCGAGGAGGAGCACCAGGAGGTCAACGAGCTGTGGACCGCGCTCGAGCGGGACCGCGCGGCGACCTCGACCCGGCGCGACACCGTCGCCCGCCTCGTGACGGTGCTGCGGGAGGACGTCCGCGACGAGGAGGACGTCCTGCTCCCCCGCCTGCAGGCGGCCCTCCCGCCGCGCAGCCTGCGGGCCCTGGGGCTGGCGTGGGAGGCCGTGCGCCGGACGGCGCCCACCCGACCCCACCCGGTCGTCGCCCGGCGCCCGCCGGGCAACGCGCTGGCCGCCCTACCTTTGACGGTGCTCGACCGCACCCGCGACGTGCTGGACACGCGGGCCCGGCGCGGAGGGCCCGACCTCGCGCCCCACCTGCGGCGCGCGAGCGAGGTGCTCGCCGGAGCGGCCGGCTGGGTCGAGACGAGCCCGGTCCTGCGGTACGGCGACCGTCCCCCCACCCACCGCTGA
- a CDS encoding manganese catalase family protein, with the protein MFRHSKELQFEVRPERPDALFAAKLQELVGGQFGEMTVMMQYLWQGWNCRVPGKYKDMILDIGTEEIGHVEMLVTMMARLLEGAPSETQAQAAAANPALAAVLGGQNVQHAIVTGGAAMPTNSQGVPWNGGYIVASGNLLADFRSNVAAEAQSRLQTARVFQMTDDPGVKETLRFNLARDTFHQQQWLLGIEQLIEDGFTDGIEDSLADEEKTEPGRTFYSFHEGSTAHEGRWAQGTTMIGNHEIAFEEGRPLSDDVQEVPAPDPLLFATYDGSKGPGKPGDGTGAMVQGAENLLHKAKEKLTGEG; encoded by the coding sequence GTGTTCCGTCACAGCAAGGAGCTCCAGTTCGAGGTGCGCCCCGAGCGCCCCGACGCCCTGTTCGCCGCGAAGCTCCAGGAGCTCGTCGGCGGTCAGTTCGGTGAGATGACCGTGATGATGCAGTACCTCTGGCAGGGCTGGAACTGCCGGGTCCCCGGCAAGTACAAGGACATGATCCTCGACATCGGCACCGAGGAGATCGGCCACGTCGAGATGCTCGTGACGATGATGGCCCGGCTCCTCGAGGGCGCGCCGTCGGAGACGCAGGCGCAGGCCGCCGCCGCCAACCCCGCCCTCGCCGCGGTGCTCGGCGGGCAGAACGTGCAGCACGCCATCGTCACCGGCGGTGCCGCGATGCCGACCAACAGCCAGGGCGTGCCGTGGAACGGCGGCTACATCGTGGCGAGCGGCAACCTCCTGGCCGACTTCCGCAGCAACGTGGCCGCCGAGGCGCAGAGCCGGCTGCAGACCGCCCGCGTCTTCCAGATGACCGACGACCCCGGGGTGAAGGAGACGCTGCGCTTCAACCTGGCGCGCGACACGTTCCACCAGCAGCAGTGGCTCCTCGGCATCGAGCAGCTCATCGAGGACGGCTTCACCGACGGCATCGAGGACTCCCTGGCCGACGAGGAGAAGACGGAGCCGGGACGCACCTTCTACAGCTTCCACGAGGGCAGCACCGCCCACGAGGGACGGTGGGCGCAGGGCACGACGATGATCGGCAACCACGAGATCGCGTTCGAGGAGGGCCGTCCGCTCTCCGACGACGTGCAGGAGGTGCCGGCACCGGACCCGCTGCTCTTCGCCACCTACGACGGCAGCAAGGGTCCCGGCAAGCCCGGGGACGGCACCGGGGCCATGGTGCAGGGGGCCGAGAACCTCCTGCACAAGGCCAAGGAGAAGCTCACCGGCGAAGGCTGA
- a CDS encoding putative manganese transporter: MTEVLWRPLSDAFLGVGVFVALLVAPFGWARLRWGRAIDDALVRHRRLAPLAGAALTLPPGCGGAILVATLYGRGGVTYGTAVAALVATMGDASWVLLAADPWLTLQLKLLLVVVGTTTGYVVDALGIDPRRDRAPAPPAQPAQPALPAQPAQPALPAVLARLDAPQRVGALALAPLAVLWGLLGAGAALSLPATFRLLDPAAVGSSVGLPDPALLLGCTGTLAAVGYLWLHRGRDCTGEPTGLRDVFRSGAHDVATVTAWVAVAFVGWAVLEAVTGLHPQDLPLVGVTGVVVAALVGLVPGCALQIVFCGVFVAGGMPLPTLVANMVSQDGDALIPMLALQPRSALLAGAITTAPALLVGGLLLLLT; the protein is encoded by the coding sequence GTGACCGAGGTCCTCTGGCGTCCGCTGTCGGACGCGTTCCTGGGGGTCGGCGTCTTCGTCGCGCTCCTGGTGGCGCCCTTCGGCTGGGCCCGCCTGCGGTGGGGCCGGGCGATCGACGACGCACTCGTGCGTCACCGTCGTCTGGCCCCGCTCGCGGGGGCGGCCCTCACGCTGCCGCCCGGCTGCGGAGGCGCCATCCTCGTGGCGACCCTCTACGGCCGCGGCGGGGTGACCTACGGGACGGCCGTCGCGGCGCTCGTCGCCACCATGGGCGACGCCTCCTGGGTGCTCCTGGCCGCCGACCCCTGGTTGACGCTGCAGCTGAAGCTGTTGCTGGTGGTCGTGGGCACCACGACGGGGTACGTCGTGGACGCGCTCGGCATCGACCCGCGGCGGGACCGGGCTCCCGCCCCTCCCGCCCAGCCCGCCCAACCCGCGCTACCCGCTCAGCCCGCTCAGCCCGCTCTGCCCGCGGTGCTCGCCCGGCTGGACGCTCCGCAGCGGGTCGGGGCCCTGGCCCTGGCGCCGCTCGCGGTGCTGTGGGGGCTCCTCGGGGCCGGCGCCGCGCTCAGTCTCCCGGCGACCTTCCGGCTGCTCGACCCGGCCGCGGTCGGCTCGTCGGTCGGGCTGCCCGACCCCGCGCTGCTCCTCGGCTGCACCGGCACGCTGGCGGCGGTCGGCTACCTCTGGCTCCACCGCGGCCGCGACTGCACCGGCGAGCCCACGGGCCTGCGGGACGTGTTCCGGTCGGGGGCGCACGACGTCGCCACGGTGACGGCGTGGGTGGCGGTCGCCTTCGTCGGCTGGGCCGTGCTCGAGGCGGTGACCGGGCTCCACCCGCAGGACCTGCCCCTGGTCGGCGTGACCGGCGTCGTCGTGGCAGCGCTCGTCGGGCTGGTGCCGGGCTGCGCCCTCCAGATCGTCTTCTGCGGCGTCTTCGTCGCCGGCGGCATGCCGTTGCCCACGCTCGTGGCCAACATGGTCAGCCAGGACGGCGACGCCCTCATCCCGATGCTCGCGCTCCAGCCCCGCTCCGCGCTGCTGGCCGGCGCCATCACGACCGCTCCCGCCCTGCTCGTCGGCGGTCTCCTGCTGCTCCTCACCTGA
- a CDS encoding AfsR/SARP family transcriptional regulator yields the protein MSVVRVCLLGDFAVTFGDEPQRVSRAGQRLLALLAVDSPGGRARRAGVAERLWPDLPAGRAASNLRSTLWRLPRPRGRVVVRSDQTSLCLTEDVQVDLAVAHRLAAEVVDDAPAPDLSLLHLDLLPDWDEPWLDPVRESHRQRRLHALERYAQALRQEGRFSEALAAALAAVSGEPLRETAHRQVIAVHLAEGNHGEALRQYDAYRRLLATELGLRPSPAIRDVVAPLLGRPIDR from the coding sequence ATGAGCGTCGTACGTGTGTGCCTGTTGGGCGACTTCGCCGTGACCTTCGGCGACGAGCCGCAGCGGGTGTCCCGAGCCGGGCAGCGCCTGCTCGCGCTCCTGGCGGTCGACTCCCCCGGCGGGCGCGCCCGACGGGCCGGAGTGGCCGAGCGGCTCTGGCCCGACCTCCCCGCGGGCCGGGCCGCGTCCAACCTGCGCTCGACGCTGTGGCGCCTGCCGCGGCCCCGCGGCCGGGTCGTGGTGCGCTCCGACCAGACGTCGCTCTGCCTGACCGAGGACGTGCAGGTGGACCTGGCGGTCGCCCACCGTCTCGCCGCGGAGGTGGTGGACGACGCGCCCGCACCGGACCTCAGCCTGCTCCACCTCGACCTGCTGCCCGACTGGGACGAGCCCTGGCTCGACCCCGTGCGCGAGAGCCACCGCCAGCGCCGGCTGCACGCCCTCGAGCGGTACGCCCAGGCCCTGCGGCAGGAGGGCCGCTTCAGCGAGGCGCTCGCCGCGGCGCTCGCCGCCGTCAGCGGGGAACCGCTCCGCGAGACCGCGCACCGCCAGGTCATCGCCGTCCACCTGGCGGAGGGCAACCACGGCGAGGCACTGCGCCAGTACGACGCCTACCGGCGGCTGCTCGCCACGGAGCTCGGGCTGCGTCCGTCACCCGCGATCCGTGACGTCGTGGCGCCGCTCCTCGGCCGCCCGATCGACCGCTGA